The Streptomyces lienomycini sequence CGGGCAGCTCCTCCACCCCGTCCAGCGGCAGCCGGGTCACGTCGACGAGGGTGGCCGGGGTCTCCACGCCGAGCTTCATCAGGTCGACGAGGTTGGTGCCGCCGCCGAGGTAGCGGGCGCCGGGGTGGGCCGCGAAGGCGTCGGTGGCCTCCTCGACGCTGTCGGCGCGCACGTAGGCGAAGGGCTTCACGGGATCACGTCCTCGACCGCGTCGGCGATGTGCGGATACGCCCCGCACCGGCACAGGTTGCCGCTCAGCCGCTCCCGGATCTCCTCCCGGTCCAGCGCGACCGGCTCGCCGGACGGTGCCGCCGGGTCGGTGACGTGGGACGGGTGTCCGGCCGCGGCCTCGGCGATCGCGCCGACCGCGGAGCAGATCTGGCCCGGGGTGCAGTACCCGCACTGGAAGGCGTCGCGGTCCAGGAAGGCCCGCTGCATCGGGTGCAGCTCCTCGCCGTCCCCGGCGAGCCCCTCGACGGTGGTGATCTCGCAGCCGTCCAGGGCGACCGCGAACAGCAGGCAGCTGTTCACGCGCCTGCCGTCCACCAGGACCGTGCAGGCGCCGCACTGCCCGTGGTCGCAGCCCTTCTTGGCACCCGCGAGCCCGAGGTCCTCCCGCAGGAGGTCCAGCAGGACACGGCGGTGGTCGACGGTGAGGGTGTGCGGTTTGCCGTTGACACGGAGCGTGGTCTCCGAACGGGAGGACTCCGGTGGGCGGGAAGCGGGGGCGCTCTCGTACTGGCTGTCCATGGCGTCGCTGACCTTCCGGGACGGGCCGTGCTCCTGTGCCCGTCCGCGTATCCACCTCCGGCCGGATGACACGTGAGGCTGCCCTCAGCGGGCGGCGTCCCCCGGCACCCACGACCGTCCCGCGCGCCGCCCGACGCCCCCGCCGACCACTGTCGGCTGTCCGCAGGGGTGCCGGGACGCGGTGGTGGGGGCTCGACCGCCGTTCCGCTGTGCCGGGCTGCGGCCGGGGAGGGGCGCGGGGCGGCCGGACGCGTTGTGCCCCCTCCCCGTATCGATGAGGTCCGGTGGGGGGTGCCGAAGTCCGGCGGTGGTCCGGTGGCGCGGCCGGGGTCAGTCGCCCGGCTGGGTCGGGGGCCCGGCGGTGCCGCGGTCGGTGGGGTCCGGACGGGGTGCGCGGGCGGAGCCCCGGAAGCGCTCCAGGGTGCGGGTCAGGCCCCGCAGGGGGGACGTCGTCGGCGCCTCGGACGACGTGGGGCGGGGCTGGTCCGCCCCGGCGGACTCCCGGTAGAC is a genomic window containing:
- a CDS encoding (2Fe-2S)-binding protein, which translates into the protein MDSQYESAPASRPPESSRSETTLRVNGKPHTLTVDHRRVLLDLLREDLGLAGAKKGCDHGQCGACTVLVDGRRVNSCLLFAVALDGCEITTVEGLAGDGEELHPMQRAFLDRDAFQCGYCTPGQICSAVGAIAEAAAGHPSHVTDPAAPSGEPVALDREEIRERLSGNLCRCGAYPHIADAVEDVIP